In one Thermodesulfovibrionales bacterium genomic region, the following are encoded:
- a CDS encoding prepilin-type N-terminal cleavage/methylation domain-containing protein: MLNKKGMTLIEVMVALVVLLLVALAMMQTALLSIDSNMISALRDQALKLAETRMNNAKGTTFSKLSSGSQTDTGALDPGICSATLRAKMQGVMGAIGSANNGQVVTASVRSMPSFNYCTNVTAQNLNPNNVIINVTVGWTWQGQDYVHNIGTIVGNL, encoded by the coding sequence ATGCTAAATAAGAAAGGGATGACGCTCATCGAGGTGATGGTCGCCCTTGTGGTCCTCCTCCTCGTCGCTCTTGCGATGATGCAGACCGCCCTTCTCAGCATCGACTCCAACATGATAAGCGCCCTGAGAGATCAGGCACTGAAATTAGCGGAGACAAGGATGAACAATGCAAAGGGGACTACGTTCAGCAAGTTGTCCTCGGGCAGTCAGACGGATACGGGCGCACTCGACCCGGGCATATGTTCGGCCACTCTAAGAGCAAAAATGCAGGGTGTAATGGGTGCGATAGGAAGCGCAAATAATGGGCAGGTTGTGACGGCTAGCGTAAGGAGCATGCCGTCTTTTAACTACTGCACGAACGTGACAGCGCAAAACCTCAACCCTAATAATGTAATCATCAATGTTACGGTGGGCTGGACATGGCAGGGTCAGGACTACGTCCACAATATCGGAACGATAGTGGGGAACCTGTGA